A window of the Scandinavium goeteborgense genome harbors these coding sequences:
- the ompC gene encoding porin OmpC, with product MKRNVLAILVPALLLAGAANAAEIYNKDSNKLDLYGKVDARHQFSEDGGNDGDATYVRIGFKGETQINNDLTGYGQWEYNIQANDTESSSNQSATRLGFAGLKFGEYGSFDYGRNYGVVYDVEAWTDMLPVFGGDSYTYTDNFMVGRGNGMATYRNSDFFGLVEGLNFAIQYQGANEGENGVFDQEGTVNRSADGTSMRSDNGDGFGLSTTYDFGMGFSAGAAYASSDRTNEQQSGSTAGGEKADVWTVGLKYDANNLYLAAMYAETRNMTPFGDIDELIANKTQNFEVTAQYQFEFGLRPEISYLQSKGKDLTEDFVQGSNWNDKDLLKYVSIGANYYFNKNFSTYVDYKINLLDGDDDFYSTSGISTDDIVAMGMIYQF from the coding sequence ATGAAAAGAAATGTATTGGCAATTCTCGTGCCGGCTTTATTGCTGGCTGGCGCAGCAAATGCGGCTGAGATTTATAATAAAGACAGCAATAAGCTCGACCTGTATGGCAAAGTCGATGCCCGTCATCAGTTCTCCGAAGATGGTGGCAACGACGGCGACGCTACCTATGTGCGTATCGGCTTCAAGGGCGAAACTCAAATCAACAACGATCTGACCGGCTACGGCCAGTGGGAATACAACATCCAGGCCAACGACACTGAGAGCAGTAGCAACCAGTCTGCAACCCGTCTGGGCTTTGCTGGCCTGAAATTCGGTGAGTACGGTTCATTCGATTACGGCCGTAACTATGGCGTGGTGTATGACGTAGAAGCCTGGACCGATATGCTGCCGGTATTTGGTGGCGATTCCTACACCTACACCGACAACTTCATGGTTGGCCGCGGCAATGGCATGGCAACCTACCGTAACTCCGACTTCTTCGGCCTGGTTGAGGGTCTAAACTTCGCTATCCAGTATCAGGGCGCGAACGAAGGAGAAAATGGCGTATTCGACCAAGAAGGCACCGTTAACCGCAGCGCTGACGGCACTTCCATGCGTAGCGATAACGGCGACGGCTTCGGTCTGTCTACCACTTACGATTTCGGTATGGGCTTCAGCGCGGGAGCCGCTTATGCCTCCTCTGACCGAACTAATGAACAGCAAAGCGGCAGCACAGCCGGTGGTGAGAAAGCCGATGTCTGGACCGTTGGACTGAAATACGATGCGAATAACCTCTATCTGGCCGCGATGTATGCAGAAACCCGCAATATGACACCGTTTGGTGACATTGATGAACTCATCGCCAACAAAACCCAGAACTTTGAAGTCACTGCACAATACCAGTTCGAATTTGGTCTGCGTCCGGAGATCTCTTACCTGCAATCTAAAGGCAAAGACCTGACAGAAGATTTCGTTCAAGGCAGCAACTGGAACGATAAAGACCTGCTTAAATATGTCTCTATTGGTGCGAACTACTACTTCAATAAGAACTTTTCCACCTATGTTGATTACAAAATCAACCTGCTGGATGGCGATGATGACTTCTATAGCACATCGGGCATCAGTACTGATGACATCGTTGCCATGGGCATGATTTATCAGTTCTAA
- a CDS encoding very short patch repair endonuclease: MADVHNPATRSKNMRAIGTQNTAIEKRLAALLNDAGFDYTVQDATLPGRPDFVLSGYRCILFTHGCFWHHHDCYLFKVPETRTEFWLQKIGKNVARDARDIALLQDLGWRVLVVWECALRGKLKLSDAALTERLEEWICGGEGSAQIDTQGIAPLAVTSPARKA, from the coding sequence ATGGCGGACGTTCATAACCCCGCCACCCGAAGCAAAAATATGCGTGCCATCGGCACGCAGAATACCGCCATTGAAAAACGCCTGGCCGCATTACTGAACGATGCCGGTTTCGACTACACCGTTCAGGATGCAACCTTGCCCGGTCGCCCCGACTTTGTCCTCTCTGGGTATCGCTGCATTCTCTTCACCCACGGCTGTTTCTGGCATCATCACGACTGCTACCTGTTTAAAGTTCCCGAAACGCGGACCGAATTCTGGCTGCAAAAAATAGGCAAAAATGTGGCGCGGGATGCACGAGATATTGCGCTGCTCCAGGATCTAGGTTGGCGAGTGCTGGTGGTCTGGGAATGTGCGCTGCGAGGAAAACTGAAACTCAGTGATGCGGCGTTAACGGAGAGGCTGGAGGAGTGGATCTGCGGCGGCGAAGGCAGCGCGCAGATCGACACTCAGGGCATTGCGCCGTTGGCGGTTACTTCTCCAGCTCGCAAGGCGTAG
- a CDS encoding phosphohydrolase gives MTVQAWQQCFENWLIQHHDDDDAAHDISHFRRVWATAQRLSEGERVDARVILTACYFHDIVSLPKNHPERSRSSVMAAQKTLNILRDDFPDFPESLYPAVAHAIEAHSHSANITPTSREAKIVQDADRLESLGAIGLARVFTVAGRLNVSLFNADDPFADARPLNDQRYALDHFQNKLLGLPATMQTEQGKALAVHNARYLVQFMAKISAELQGDYLEYDEDILTRFAPHA, from the coding sequence ATGACCGTGCAAGCCTGGCAACAATGCTTTGAAAACTGGCTGATCCAGCATCACGACGATGACGACGCGGCCCATGACATATCCCATTTCCGTCGCGTTTGGGCGACCGCGCAACGCTTATCGGAAGGTGAAAGGGTCGATGCGCGCGTCATCCTCACGGCCTGTTATTTTCATGACATTGTCAGCCTGCCGAAAAATCACCCTGAGCGCAGCCGTTCGTCGGTGATGGCGGCGCAAAAAACGTTAAACATCCTGCGGGACGACTTCCCCGATTTCCCTGAATCGCTCTATCCTGCCGTCGCGCACGCGATTGAAGCGCACAGCCACAGCGCCAATATCACGCCCACCAGCCGGGAAGCCAAAATTGTGCAGGATGCCGACAGGCTGGAATCGCTGGGGGCTATCGGTCTGGCGCGCGTGTTTACCGTGGCGGGTCGCTTAAACGTTTCCCTGTTCAACGCCGACGATCCGTTTGCTGATGCCCGGCCACTTAATGACCAGCGTTACGCCCTCGATCATTTTCAGAACAAACTCCTTGGACTCCCGGCGACGATGCAAACCGAGCAGGGTAAAGCCCTGGCCGTGCACAATGCCCGCTATCTGGTACAGTTTATGGCTAAAATCAGCGCCGAGTTGCAGGGCGACTATCTGGAATATGATGAGGATATTCTGACGCGTTTTGCGCCGCACGCCTGA
- a CDS encoding YodC family protein: MVFLVSDEVKPKIGGPRMVVTGYASGMIECRWYDGFGVKREAFREDELMPGDGRIQDEA, translated from the coding sequence ATGGTCTTTTTGGTCAGTGATGAAGTTAAGCCGAAAATTGGTGGGCCGCGTATGGTTGTCACCGGCTATGCCAGCGGAATGATTGAATGCCGTTGGTATGATGGGTTTGGCGTTAAGCGGGAAGCGTTCCGCGAAGACGAACTCATGCCGGGCGATGGGCGGATTCAAGACGAGGCATAA
- the yedA gene encoding drug/metabolite exporter YedA, producing the protein MHSRQLLPLIGALFALYIIWGSTYFAISIGVESWPPMMMAGVRFLSAGVLLMAYLLLTGHKLPARRPLLNAALIGVLLLAIGNGFVTIAEHQRVASGIAAVMVATVPLFALCFSYLFGIKTRKLEWLGIAIGLAGIVLLNSGGNLSGNPWGAILILIGSLSWAFGSVYGSRIELPSGMMAGAVEMLAAGLVLMCGSVVTGERLTQMPTLSGFLAVAYLAVFGSLIAINAYMYLIRNVSPAVATSYAYVNPVVAVLLGTSFGGESLSSIEWLALGVIIFAVVLVTLGKTLFPVREPATPCELEK; encoded by the coding sequence ATGCACAGCCGACAACTATTACCGCTCATTGGAGCGCTTTTTGCACTTTATATCATCTGGGGATCCACCTATTTTGCTATCAGCATTGGGGTGGAAAGCTGGCCGCCGATGATGATGGCCGGGGTGCGTTTTCTGTCTGCCGGTGTCCTGCTGATGGCCTATTTGCTGCTGACCGGGCATAAACTGCCCGCCCGTCGTCCCCTGCTCAACGCTGCCCTGATTGGCGTGCTGCTGCTGGCTATTGGCAACGGCTTTGTCACCATCGCCGAGCATCAGCGCGTGGCTTCCGGCATTGCGGCGGTGATGGTCGCCACAGTGCCCCTTTTTGCGCTGTGCTTCAGCTATCTGTTCGGGATTAAAACCCGCAAACTGGAATGGCTCGGCATCGCCATTGGCCTGGCGGGCATCGTGCTGCTGAACAGCGGCGGCAACCTGAGCGGCAATCCATGGGGCGCTATCCTTATCCTGATTGGCTCGCTGAGCTGGGCGTTCGGTTCGGTATATGGCTCACGCATTGAGCTGCCGAGCGGCATGATGGCCGGAGCGGTTGAAATGCTGGCGGCGGGATTGGTGCTGATGTGCGGGTCGGTTGTCACCGGCGAACGCTTGACGCAGATGCCGACGCTGTCAGGCTTCCTGGCGGTGGCTTATCTGGCCGTTTTCGGCTCGCTGATTGCCATAAACGCCTATATGTATCTGATTCGCAACGTCTCCCCGGCGGTCGCCACCAGCTACGCCTACGTCAATCCGGTGGTGGCGGTGCTGCTTGGCACCAGCTTTGGCGGCGAATCGTTGTCATCGATTGAATGGCTGGCGTTGGGCGTGATTATCTTCGCTGTGGTGCTGGTGACGCTCGGCAAAACCCTGTTCCCAGTGCGTGAACCCGCTACGCCTTGCGAGCTGGAGAAGTAA
- a CDS encoding DUF808 family protein produces MAGSSLLTLLDDIATLLDDISLMGKLAAKKTAGVLGDDLSLNAQQVSGVRANRELPVVWSVAKGSFLNKVILVPLALLISAFLPWAITPLLMIGGAFLCFEGVEKVLHSLHARKHKEGPEERKQRLATIAQQDPMEFERDKVKGAVRTDFILSAEIVAITLGIVADAPLLNQVLILSGIAILVTVGVYGLVGVIVKLDDMGYWLVEKTSAIAKAVGNALLFIAPLLMKVLTVVGTLAMFLVGGGIVVHGIAPLHHLIEDFAAGQGGIVALLAPTLFNLVFGFVVGAVVLTGVNLVSRLRSAA; encoded by the coding sequence GTGGCCGGAAGCAGTCTTTTAACTTTACTCGATGATATTGCCACGCTGCTGGACGATATTTCGTTGATGGGCAAACTGGCGGCGAAGAAAACCGCCGGGGTTTTAGGGGATGATTTGTCGCTCAACGCGCAGCAGGTGTCGGGCGTGCGCGCCAATCGCGAGCTGCCGGTGGTGTGGAGCGTGGCGAAAGGATCGTTCCTGAATAAGGTGATCCTCGTACCATTGGCGTTATTAATTAGCGCCTTTTTACCGTGGGCCATCACGCCGCTGCTGATGATTGGCGGGGCGTTTCTGTGTTTTGAAGGCGTAGAAAAAGTGCTGCACTCGTTGCACGCGCGCAAGCACAAAGAAGGGCCAGAGGAGCGCAAACAGCGCCTGGCGACGATCGCTCAACAGGATCCGATGGAGTTTGAGCGCGATAAAGTGAAAGGCGCGGTGCGCACCGATTTCATTCTGTCCGCCGAAATCGTGGCGATTACACTCGGCATCGTGGCCGATGCGCCGCTGCTCAACCAAGTGCTTATCCTCTCCGGCATTGCAATCCTTGTCACCGTTGGCGTGTATGGCCTGGTGGGCGTGATTGTTAAACTTGACGACATGGGCTATTGGCTGGTGGAGAAAACCAGCGCTATCGCCAAAGCGGTAGGCAACGCGTTGCTGTTTATCGCACCGTTGCTGATGAAGGTACTGACGGTGGTCGGGACGCTGGCGATGTTTTTAGTCGGTGGCGGGATCGTGGTTCACGGTATTGCGCCCCTGCATCATCTTATTGAAGATTTTGCCGCAGGGCAGGGTGGCATCGTTGCGCTGCTCGCGCCGACGTTGTTTAATTTAGTCTTTGGTTTTGTGGTTGGCGCGGTTGTTTTGACTGGCGTCAACCTGGTGTCGCGGCTGCGTTCGGCTGCGTAA
- a CDS encoding DNA cytosine methyltransferase produces the protein MQHTLTRTLPTQDAEFSGPDAQALLTQLLTIYDLKTLVATLNAVGEQHWSPAILKRATDNGKINRRLGENEFSRLAALLPQPSSQPTSFRFIDLFAGIGGIRNGFEAIGGQCVFTSEWNKHAVRTYKANWYCDPAEHQFNEDIRDVTLSHKADVSDSEAAAHIRRIIPQHDVLLAGFPCQPFSLAGVSKKNAMGRAHGFACDTQGTLFFDVARIIDACRPAIFVLENVKNLKSHDGGKTFRIIMQTLDALGYDVSDSAEMGADDPKIIDGQHFLPQHRERIVLVGFRRDQKLHQGFTLRDLPALYPERRPTFGELLEPTVDAKFILTPVLWKYLYRYAKKHQARGNGFGYGLVDPTRPGSVARTLSARYYKDGAEILIDRGWDKALGEQNFDDPQNQQRRPRRLTPRECARLMGFESPQGYQFRIPVSDTQAYRQFGNSVVVPAFAAVAKLLKSRILQAVELRQVEKADGGRS, from the coding sequence ATGCAGCACACACTTACTCGCACTCTCCCCACTCAAGACGCGGAATTTTCCGGGCCAGACGCACAGGCGCTGCTGACTCAGCTGCTGACGATATACGATTTAAAAACGCTCGTAGCCACACTGAACGCGGTGGGTGAACAGCACTGGAGCCCGGCAATCCTCAAGCGCGCCACGGACAACGGAAAAATCAATCGCCGCCTGGGTGAAAATGAGTTTTCCCGTCTGGCGGCGCTGCTGCCGCAGCCTTCCTCGCAACCTACGTCATTTCGCTTTATTGATTTATTCGCCGGTATCGGCGGGATCCGCAACGGCTTTGAAGCCATCGGCGGCCAGTGCGTGTTTACCAGCGAATGGAATAAGCACGCCGTGCGCACCTATAAAGCGAACTGGTACTGCGACCCGGCTGAACATCAGTTCAATGAAGACATCCGCGATGTGACGCTTAGCCACAAAGCGGACGTCAGCGACAGCGAAGCCGCGGCGCATATTCGCCGCATTATCCCGCAGCACGACGTGTTGCTGGCGGGCTTTCCGTGTCAGCCGTTTTCGCTGGCGGGCGTATCGAAGAAAAATGCCATGGGACGGGCGCACGGTTTTGCCTGCGATACGCAAGGCACGCTGTTTTTTGACGTGGCGCGGATCATTGATGCCTGTCGTCCGGCCATCTTTGTGCTGGAAAACGTTAAGAACCTGAAAAGCCACGATGGCGGTAAAACCTTCCGCATCATCATGCAAACGCTGGATGCGCTGGGCTACGACGTGTCTGATTCCGCGGAAATGGGCGCGGACGATCCGAAAATTATCGACGGGCAGCACTTCCTGCCGCAGCACCGCGAACGCATCGTGCTAGTGGGTTTTCGTCGGGACCAGAAGCTGCATCAGGGCTTCACGCTGCGGGATTTACCCGCGCTGTATCCAGAACGTCGCCCGACGTTCGGCGAATTGCTCGAGCCCACGGTGGACGCCAAATTTATCCTCACCCCGGTGCTGTGGAAATACCTGTATCGCTATGCCAAAAAGCATCAGGCGCGCGGCAACGGGTTTGGCTACGGGCTGGTTGATCCGACCCGACCGGGCAGCGTGGCGCGCACGCTTTCCGCACGTTATTACAAAGACGGCGCGGAGATCCTGATCGACAGAGGCTGGGACAAGGCGCTCGGCGAGCAAAATTTTGACGATCCGCAAAACCAGCAGCGACGTCCACGTCGTCTGACGCCGCGCGAGTGTGCGCGACTGATGGGCTTTGAATCGCCGCAGGGTTATCAGTTCCGCATACCGGTGTCCGATACCCAGGCCTATCGCCAGTTTGGTAATTCGGTGGTGGTTCCCGCCTTTGCGGCGGTGGCGAAGTTGCTCAAGTCCCGCATTTTGCAGGCAGTGGAACTGCGCCAGGTAGAAAAAGCCGATGGCGGACGTTCATAA